The following proteins are encoded in a genomic region of Synechococcus sp. ROS8604:
- a CDS encoding NAD(P)/FAD-dependent oxidoreductase produces the protein MHNDPIIVVGGGFAGLTTALALSNQRPRPPLLLIEPRHQFLFLPLLYELLSGEMKSWEVAPSYESLLQGRRIPHLDDRVTSINTAHKSLQTSRGQVLKYSQLVLATGSEPDDFGITGVKEHALTFHSLADLPLLKERVHSLRNRASKDGALVIVGAGATGVELACKLSDMLDGSASIHLVELGDSVLARSRAFNREQARKALDQRGVHRHLNTRVTSLSANAVQLLKNDRPQSLNHDGLIWTAGTKPVLPPLTPTPPRERGLLCVDEGLQLTTDPNVLVLGDVACHHDAETPWPRSAQAALQQGTAAARTLQAIRMDKPVPGFHFQDLGEMLSLGIGGASITGMGLTLAGPLAYRMRRLTYLARMPGLSLGLRSAGAWLVHS, from the coding sequence ATGCACAACGATCCAATCATTGTTGTGGGAGGTGGTTTTGCAGGTCTGACAACAGCTTTAGCGCTCAGTAACCAACGGCCTCGGCCTCCGTTATTGCTGATTGAACCGCGCCATCAATTTCTCTTTTTACCCCTTCTCTACGAACTCCTCAGCGGCGAAATGAAGAGCTGGGAGGTGGCTCCAAGCTACGAAAGCCTTCTCCAAGGGCGGCGCATACCCCACCTGGATGATCGGGTGACATCGATCAATACGGCCCACAAATCTCTACAAACGAGCCGCGGCCAAGTCCTTAAATACAGCCAGCTCGTGCTCGCCACTGGCTCTGAGCCAGACGACTTTGGAATTACAGGCGTCAAGGAGCATGCCCTGACCTTCCATTCTCTTGCGGATCTCCCTCTCCTTAAAGAACGCGTTCACAGCCTCCGCAACCGAGCCTCAAAAGACGGGGCACTGGTCATCGTTGGAGCGGGAGCAACAGGCGTTGAATTGGCTTGCAAACTCAGCGACATGCTGGATGGATCAGCCAGCATTCATCTCGTTGAATTGGGGGACAGCGTTCTCGCAAGATCCCGAGCCTTCAATCGCGAACAAGCACGAAAGGCCCTGGATCAACGGGGTGTCCATCGTCACCTCAACACGCGCGTGACCTCCCTATCGGCCAATGCCGTCCAGCTACTGAAAAATGATCGTCCTCAATCTCTCAACCACGACGGCTTGATCTGGACGGCAGGGACCAAACCGGTGCTGCCCCCCCTGACCCCCACCCCTCCCCGTGAGCGAGGACTGCTCTGTGTTGATGAAGGGTTGCAGCTAACGACGGACCCGAATGTGCTGGTCCTCGGGGATGTCGCTTGTCATCACGATGCAGAGACCCCTTGGCCCCGCTCTGCGCAAGCAGCACTTCAGCAAGGAACGGCGGCAGCCAGGACGCTTCAGGCGATTCGAATGGACAAGCCTGTCCCCGGTTTTCACTTTCAGGATCTTGGAGAGATGCTCAGTCTTGGCATCGGGGGTGCTTCGATTACGGGGATGGGACTCACCCTCGCCGGTCCTCTTGCCTACCGGATGCGGCGACTCACATACCTTGCCCGAATGCCTGGACTCTCCTTGGGCTTGAGGTCAGCAGGCGCCTGGCTGGTTCATTCTTGA
- the hflX gene encoding GTPase HflX, translated as MKQAHLAGRTNGLRPSLHRQLERLSQRRHPGLSGADPLTLERLSELVLEFKQPLHLIVDERGLCRLLWVGPLSESDQLRSHLPGGPRRIKRRWRLISSLQGKAGTDLKPDGRDAVVALDLKPDTWLRFQASPSTGGGHLASLWQPDPGDRSGWHQAALGTLKELCDRPAPATAKGLDSPGPTTAPADVQERVLLLILTGADAQRSERDLAELEGLVRSAGALPVAFCRQRQGQPNPQTLWGTGKLQEAALEARRHQATLVITDRELSPVQARNLELLIDCPVMDRSELILDIFAQRAASAAGRLQVELAQLRYRLPRLKGRGLSLSRQGGGIGTRGPGETQLEKDRRAISRRIEHLGRSLLQLGAHRARLRDRRDGVPRVALVGYTNAGKSSLLNALCCRNPGLEVLAENKLFATLDPTTRRLSLPQTSAAPKEVLITDTVGFIRELPKPLLEAFRATLEETREADLLLLVVDLADPDWQSQLEAVQQLLDGLSCDQLRKVVANQIDRCEASAIEAIRTLEPDVIYLSAREGTGLKGLRNWLEKQFWDDATTPEPFTQQTALPDHG; from the coding sequence TTGAAGCAGGCTCACCTAGCAGGCCGAACCAATGGCCTACGCCCATCACTGCATCGACAGCTTGAGCGTCTCAGTCAGAGGAGGCACCCCGGCCTGAGCGGCGCCGATCCGCTCACATTGGAGCGACTGTCTGAGCTGGTGCTGGAGTTCAAACAGCCCTTGCACTTGATCGTCGATGAGCGGGGACTCTGCCGACTTCTCTGGGTTGGGCCCCTCAGCGAATCGGATCAACTGCGCAGCCATCTACCTGGAGGGCCACGACGGATCAAGCGACGCTGGAGGTTGATCAGCAGCCTGCAAGGCAAGGCGGGGACGGACCTGAAGCCCGATGGCAGAGATGCCGTCGTCGCCCTTGACCTCAAGCCCGACACCTGGCTTCGCTTTCAGGCATCGCCCTCCACAGGGGGAGGGCATCTGGCTTCGCTTTGGCAACCAGATCCAGGAGATCGTTCCGGCTGGCATCAAGCGGCCCTTGGCACGCTCAAAGAGCTATGCGACCGTCCAGCCCCAGCCACTGCAAAGGGCCTTGATTCCCCTGGACCAACAACGGCTCCCGCGGACGTGCAAGAGCGGGTCTTGCTGCTCATCCTCACCGGTGCTGACGCCCAGCGGAGCGAAAGGGATCTGGCTGAATTGGAGGGGCTCGTTCGTAGTGCAGGTGCACTGCCCGTTGCTTTCTGCCGGCAGCGGCAGGGACAACCCAACCCTCAAACCCTCTGGGGCACGGGGAAACTACAAGAGGCGGCGCTCGAAGCGAGACGCCATCAAGCCACCCTCGTGATCACAGATCGGGAACTCTCTCCCGTTCAAGCCAGGAATCTGGAGTTACTCATCGACTGCCCAGTCATGGATCGCAGTGAGTTGATCCTGGACATTTTTGCCCAGCGAGCGGCGAGCGCGGCTGGACGCCTTCAAGTGGAGCTCGCTCAATTGCGCTACCGACTCCCAAGGTTGAAGGGCCGCGGCCTCAGCCTCTCGCGTCAAGGGGGAGGCATTGGCACGCGCGGACCTGGTGAAACCCAATTGGAAAAGGATCGGCGAGCCATCAGCCGTCGCATTGAACATCTCGGGCGTTCCCTACTCCAGCTAGGCGCCCATCGCGCCCGCTTGCGCGACCGCAGGGACGGCGTCCCTCGCGTCGCCCTTGTTGGTTATACGAATGCTGGCAAATCATCTCTTTTAAATGCGCTGTGCTGCCGCAATCCAGGGCTTGAGGTGTTAGCGGAGAACAAGTTATTCGCCACCCTTGACCCCACCACGCGAAGACTCAGCCTTCCCCAAACATCAGCGGCCCCGAAGGAGGTGCTGATCACCGACACCGTGGGGTTCATTCGTGAACTTCCCAAACCACTGCTGGAAGCTTTCCGAGCCACGTTGGAAGAAACACGCGAGGCCGATCTTTTACTGCTGGTCGTGGATCTCGCAGACCCCGACTGGCAATCACAACTGGAGGCCGTCCAGCAACTGTTGGATGGCCTCAGCTGTGACCAACTGCGCAAAGTGGTGGCCAATCAAATCGACCGTTGCGAGGCTTCAGCAATCGAGGCAATTCGCACTCTCGAGCCAGATGTGATCTACCTATCAGCCAGGGAGGGTACGGGATTGAAAGGTCTGCGAAACTGGCTGGAAAAGCAGTTCTGGGACGACGCAACTACCCCTGAACCCTTCACCCAACAGACGGCATTACCCGACCATGGCTGA
- a CDS encoding TrkH family potassium uptake protein — translation MPIPYAIHRTQAWYRRLTIPQFTVVTGLLVIAAGTLLLDTPLCSSPRVGLWEAFFTASSAVTVTGLSVIDIREDLTRPGQIVLAMMIMVGGLGLMAVTTFLQGFVVRGTALRRRLDRGQTLDEFGVGGVGSTFRGIALTAVVLILGGAFLLYVFGFTDIAPGGERLWAALFHSISAYNNAGFGLWSDSLETYRTNSTVNAVIMVLVVLGGLGWRVTNDLWSNRQRLRRRHLSLHTRLVLRTSGLLILIGTLGLMLTESLSRGHALTGMGLGERLMSALFESVSSRTAGFTTVPLSLNSISDSGLLLVMTLMFIGASPGGTGGGIKTTTVAALMAATRSTLRGHNDVVIRHRQISDKVVLRALSITVASLLFVLGMALLLALSSNLSGEEPFTFLELVFTCISAFATVGLDLGVTRQLAPFGQFVLVMGMFVGRLGILLLLSAIWESFNRGHLQRENRVGYPREDLYV, via the coding sequence ATGCCAATTCCTTACGCCATTCACCGCACTCAGGCCTGGTACCGCCGCCTCACGATCCCCCAATTCACCGTTGTGACAGGGCTGCTTGTGATCGCAGCCGGCACCTTGCTTCTCGATACCCCACTCTGTTCAAGTCCGAGAGTGGGCTTGTGGGAAGCCTTCTTCACTGCCTCATCAGCCGTCACCGTGACGGGGCTTTCGGTCATCGACATCCGCGAAGATCTGACCCGCCCCGGCCAGATCGTGCTGGCGATGATGATCATGGTTGGGGGCCTGGGATTGATGGCGGTCACCACGTTCCTGCAAGGCTTTGTGGTTCGCGGTACCGCTCTTCGGCGGCGCCTCGATCGTGGTCAAACCCTCGATGAGTTTGGGGTAGGGGGCGTAGGCAGCACCTTTCGAGGAATTGCGCTCACTGCTGTGGTGCTGATCTTGGGTGGAGCATTCCTGCTCTATGTCTTTGGCTTCACAGACATTGCTCCTGGAGGCGAACGGCTTTGGGCAGCTCTCTTTCACAGCATTTCGGCCTACAACAACGCCGGTTTTGGCCTCTGGAGCGACAGTCTTGAGACCTACCGAACCAACAGCACGGTGAACGCCGTGATCATGGTGTTGGTGGTTCTGGGCGGTCTGGGATGGCGTGTCACCAATGACCTATGGAGCAATCGCCAACGGCTTAGACGGCGTCATCTCAGCCTGCACACGCGCCTCGTGCTGCGCACCTCTGGTCTTCTCATCCTGATCGGGACCTTGGGATTAATGCTGACGGAATCACTCTCGAGGGGCCATGCGCTCACAGGGATGGGGTTGGGCGAACGCTTAATGAGCGCCCTTTTTGAATCGGTGAGTTCAAGAACCGCTGGATTCACGACGGTGCCCCTGTCTTTGAACAGCATTTCCGATTCAGGCCTGTTGTTGGTGATGACCCTGATGTTCATCGGTGCGAGTCCAGGCGGAACCGGTGGTGGGATCAAAACCACAACGGTGGCAGCCCTCATGGCCGCTACCCGTTCCACCCTGCGCGGTCACAACGATGTGGTGATTCGCCATCGACAGATCTCCGACAAAGTCGTGTTGCGCGCTTTGAGCATCACCGTTGCCTCCCTGCTGTTTGTGCTGGGGATGGCTCTGTTGTTGGCATTAAGCAGCAATCTCAGTGGAGAAGAACCCTTCACCTTCCTTGAGCTGGTTTTCACCTGCATCTCCGCCTTTGCCACCGTTGGTTTGGATCTAGGCGTCACGCGCCAACTGGCGCCTTTTGGTCAGTTTGTGCTTGTGATGGGCATGTTTGTGGGACGGCTGGGCATCCTTTTGCTTTTAAGCGCCATTTGGGAGAGTTTTAACCGAGGGCATCTGCAGCGCGAGAATCGCGTTGGTTATCCCCGCGAGGATCTCTATGTCTGA
- a CDS encoding TrkA family potassium uptake protein has translation MREWWHWSQANQAEPSSFGIVGLGRFGSAVCKELMQNGAEVLAVDRSSKAIEELRQLEPSIEARIVDCTDEEALREAGILDMETVVVAISEPIEASITATLIAKDSEGSKVRRVIARATSDLHEKMLKRVGADRVVFPSRMQGERLGVELVRPNLMERLELDKHHSIEEIKVPGRFVGRSLRDLNLRKNFRVNVLAAGPAKELMVNPPASHVLQDGHVLVVMGLTDDLQELPKT, from the coding sequence GTGAGGGAGTGGTGGCATTGGTCCCAGGCCAACCAGGCAGAGCCTTCAAGCTTCGGAATTGTGGGGTTGGGGCGTTTTGGGAGTGCTGTCTGCAAAGAACTGATGCAAAACGGTGCTGAAGTTCTTGCTGTCGACCGCTCCTCAAAGGCCATCGAGGAACTCCGCCAACTCGAGCCATCGATCGAAGCTCGCATTGTGGACTGCACCGATGAAGAAGCGCTTCGTGAGGCGGGGATCCTCGATATGGAGACCGTGGTCGTGGCCATCAGCGAACCCATCGAAGCCAGCATCACGGCCACCCTGATTGCCAAAGACAGTGAAGGAAGCAAGGTTCGTCGCGTGATTGCACGAGCCACCAGCGACTTGCACGAAAAAATGCTGAAGCGCGTGGGAGCCGATCGGGTGGTGTTCCCCTCCCGAATGCAGGGAGAACGCCTGGGCGTGGAATTGGTACGACCCAATCTGATGGAGCGACTGGAGCTCGATAAGCATCATTCGATTGAAGAGATCAAGGTGCCAGGCCGATTTGTGGGGCGCTCGCTTCGAGACCTCAACCTGCGCAAGAATTTTCGGGTGAACGTTCTTGCGGCAGGTCCCGCAAAAGAGCTCATGGTCAACCCACCGGCATCCCATGTCCTTCAAGACGGGCATGTCCTCGTGGTGATGGGTTTAACCGACGATCTCCAAGAGCTGCCAAAAACCTGA
- a CDS encoding anhydro-N-acetylmuramic acid kinase, whose protein sequence is MRVLGLMSGTSADGVDAVLVELSGAADHPHWTLLRSASLDYPTSMRQRILAVGQGEATTASSLLDLSEAITKIQAAAAHQCDPEGQAELVGCHGQTLWHRPPESSETGERLHGTSWQMLQGPLLAQLLNRPVIFDFRAADLALGGQGAPLVPKADAALLGRTNGWRALLNLGGIANLTLIPPGTGPDRLQPVRGWDCGPANSLIDLGMEQFSQGKQSCDQGGRLAAEGHCDEALILRWLAEPYFQLSPPKSTGRELFGRADLTRRLQDMQGQAIANQIATLTAFSAAVVAQDLHKLSDQNHPLPIELLVAGGGSKNRTLMRELNRRCRGLRLRRSDELKLPSQSREAMVFALLAWWHHLGFPGNAPAITGAQHEAVLGVRVNPA, encoded by the coding sequence ATGCGTGTTCTCGGTCTGATGAGCGGCACAAGCGCCGATGGCGTGGATGCTGTCCTGGTCGAGCTCTCGGGGGCCGCCGACCATCCCCATTGGACCCTGCTGCGGTCAGCATCGCTGGACTACCCAACCTCCATGCGTCAACGGATCTTGGCCGTAGGGCAAGGCGAAGCCACCACCGCGTCCTCTCTCCTCGATCTTTCCGAAGCCATCACCAAGATTCAGGCCGCAGCAGCTCATCAGTGCGATCCAGAAGGGCAAGCAGAGCTGGTGGGTTGTCATGGCCAAACCCTTTGGCATCGTCCGCCAGAAAGCAGCGAAACGGGCGAACGTCTGCACGGAACGAGCTGGCAAATGTTGCAAGGCCCCCTGCTGGCACAGCTGCTGAATCGCCCTGTGATCTTCGACTTTCGGGCTGCTGATCTGGCCCTCGGAGGTCAAGGAGCACCCCTGGTTCCCAAAGCGGATGCAGCCCTTTTGGGACGAACCAATGGCTGGAGAGCCTTGCTCAATCTGGGTGGCATCGCCAATCTCACTCTCATTCCACCTGGCACAGGCCCTGATCGGCTCCAACCCGTTAGGGGCTGGGATTGCGGGCCCGCCAATAGCTTGATCGACCTGGGGATGGAGCAATTCAGCCAAGGGAAGCAAAGCTGCGACCAGGGCGGCCGCCTTGCGGCGGAGGGTCACTGCGATGAAGCGTTGATTCTCCGCTGGCTCGCTGAGCCTTACTTCCAGCTCAGTCCTCCCAAGTCCACGGGACGTGAATTGTTTGGGCGCGCTGACCTAACGAGACGCCTTCAGGACATGCAGGGACAAGCCATTGCCAATCAAATCGCAACGCTCACAGCCTTCTCAGCCGCTGTCGTAGCGCAGGACTTACACAAGCTCTCCGACCAGAACCATCCCCTCCCCATCGAGCTTTTGGTCGCTGGCGGTGGCAGCAAAAACCGCACCTTGATGCGAGAACTCAACAGACGCTGCCGGGGACTGAGACTTCGTCGTAGCGACGAGCTAAAACTTCCCAGCCAAAGCCGAGAAGCCATGGTGTTTGCTCTTTTGGCGTGGTGGCATCACTTGGGATTCCCAGGAAATGCGCCAGCGATTACGGGTGCACAGCATGAGGCCGTCCTCGGAGTACGGGTCAATCCAGCATGA
- a CDS encoding ATP-binding cassette domain-containing protein translates to MLRLERVGKIYPTGEVLRDVTWEVKPGDRIGLVGVNGAGKSTQLRLIAGMEEASSGQIVKQGEPRIAYLQQEFDVDPSRTVREELFQAFGEAAIVLGKQKKVELEMGSDRAAADPDHLDELIHELGRLQTRFEGLHGYELDARIDKLLPTIGFKLEEADRLVSDYSGGWQMRLALGKILLQDPDLLLLDEPTNHLDVETIQWLEGYLIEQKAALVVISHDRTFLDRVCNQIVSTERGVSRAYWGNYTSHLEQKALEQEASQAAFERQQKEIATQQAYIDRFRASATRSTQAKSREKQLDKVERVEAPIESVSGPSFRFPPAPRSGAQVAVIENMTHSYGENILFMDAELEIERGDRIAFVGPNGAGKSTLLRLIMGVETPDEGSAKLGEHNIVASYFEQNQAEALDLSKTVIETMFEAVPDWTQTQVRSLLGSFCFSNDSVFKDVGQLSGGEKARLALALMLLSPCNLLVLDEPTNHLDIPAKQMLEDALCAYEGAALLVSHDRYFISRVANRIVEIRDGELVIYRGNYAYYQDKKAEEKAEVEAKQLIAEKEAKRKANNEKQKQRASRKKNAE, encoded by the coding sequence GTGCTGCGACTTGAGCGAGTCGGCAAGATTTATCCCACCGGAGAAGTTCTACGGGATGTGACCTGGGAGGTCAAACCCGGAGACCGGATCGGCCTCGTTGGAGTGAATGGGGCAGGGAAGTCAACCCAGCTTCGGCTGATCGCTGGCATGGAAGAGGCCAGCAGTGGCCAAATCGTGAAGCAGGGCGAGCCAAGGATCGCTTACCTGCAGCAGGAATTCGATGTAGACCCCAGCCGCACGGTGCGAGAAGAGCTGTTTCAAGCCTTTGGTGAGGCCGCCATCGTGCTGGGCAAACAAAAAAAAGTTGAATTGGAGATGGGCTCAGACCGAGCTGCGGCAGACCCCGATCACCTCGATGAGCTCATTCACGAACTAGGGCGACTGCAGACCCGATTTGAAGGCCTGCATGGCTACGAACTCGATGCACGCATCGACAAACTTCTCCCCACCATCGGGTTCAAGCTCGAGGAGGCAGACCGGCTGGTTTCGGACTACTCCGGCGGCTGGCAAATGCGCTTGGCTCTGGGAAAAATCCTCCTGCAAGACCCTGATCTGCTGCTTTTAGACGAGCCAACGAACCATCTCGACGTCGAAACGATTCAGTGGCTCGAGGGGTATCTCATCGAACAAAAGGCGGCCCTGGTCGTCATCAGTCATGACCGGACATTTCTGGATCGTGTGTGTAATCAAATTGTGAGCACAGAGCGAGGCGTATCAAGGGCTTACTGGGGAAATTACACTTCACACCTGGAGCAAAAAGCACTCGAGCAAGAAGCCTCACAAGCCGCTTTTGAACGGCAGCAAAAAGAGATCGCAACCCAACAGGCCTACATCGATCGCTTCCGCGCGAGTGCGACGCGCAGCACCCAGGCAAAAAGCCGGGAGAAGCAGCTGGACAAGGTGGAGCGGGTTGAGGCCCCGATTGAGTCAGTGAGTGGTCCCAGCTTCCGCTTCCCTCCAGCACCACGATCCGGTGCTCAGGTGGCTGTCATCGAGAACATGACGCACAGCTACGGGGAAAACATTCTTTTCATGGATGCTGAGCTCGAAATCGAGAGAGGGGATCGGATCGCCTTTGTCGGTCCCAACGGAGCCGGGAAATCCACCCTGCTGCGCTTGATCATGGGGGTCGAAACGCCTGATGAAGGGTCAGCAAAGCTCGGGGAACACAACATCGTCGCTAGCTATTTCGAACAAAACCAGGCAGAAGCCCTTGATCTCAGCAAGACGGTGATCGAGACCATGTTCGAAGCCGTTCCTGATTGGACGCAAACACAGGTGCGTTCATTGCTTGGGAGTTTCTGTTTCAGCAACGACAGTGTTTTTAAAGATGTCGGCCAGCTGAGTGGTGGGGAGAAAGCACGCCTGGCTCTTGCACTGATGTTGCTGAGCCCTTGCAATTTGCTAGTGCTCGATGAGCCCACAAACCATCTCGACATCCCTGCCAAACAGATGCTTGAAGACGCACTATGCGCCTACGAAGGAGCCGCTTTATTGGTATCGCATGACCGTTACTTCATCTCACGTGTGGCCAACCGGATCGTGGAGATTCGCGATGGCGAACTCGTGATTTATCGCGGAAATTATGCTTACTACCAAGATAAAAAGGCCGAAGAAAAAGCCGAAGTAGAGGCAAAACAGCTGATCGCAGAGAAAGAAGCCAAACGAAAAGCAAACAACGAAAAGCAAAAACAGCGCGCTTCCCGTAAAAAGAACGCGGAATAG
- a CDS encoding trypsin-like peptidase domain-containing protein gives MAVSNPLLPLVCAGALAFPGMLVQPPRAVASAALPAVAPTSFVAQAVARSGPAVVTLDTQRTVRTAGGSGLPRSLVADPFLRRFFGLQAQAAPRSRVERGQGSGVIFDEQGLVLTNAHVVENADRVMVGLPDGRRVAGRVIGQDSLTDLAVVQLETKGPWPTAPLGNSDRLQVGDWAIAVGNPFGLENTVTMGIVSNLNRNMSQLGISGKRLDLIQTDAAINPGNSGGPLLNARGEVIGINTLIRSGPGAGLGFAIPINRARSIASQLVKQGRASHPMVGVGLSTVPAPRPGMTAPPGAVIRSVVPGGPADRGNLRVDDVIVSIGGQSISNPAEVVSAIDRHGVDRPLKLDVMRSGERITLSITPVEMTSLRQ, from the coding sequence ATGGCGGTGTCTAATCCTTTGCTCCCATTGGTTTGTGCTGGTGCGTTGGCATTCCCAGGGATGTTGGTCCAGCCGCCGCGAGCCGTTGCCTCCGCTGCCTTGCCGGCCGTCGCTCCTACGTCGTTTGTTGCCCAAGCTGTCGCCCGCAGTGGACCGGCTGTGGTCACGCTTGACACGCAGCGAACTGTCCGGACGGCAGGTGGGAGTGGGCTTCCGCGGAGCTTGGTGGCGGATCCATTCCTGCGTCGTTTCTTTGGGCTGCAAGCTCAAGCGGCTCCGCGTTCAAGGGTCGAGCGTGGGCAGGGCAGCGGAGTGATCTTTGATGAACAAGGTTTGGTTTTGACCAACGCGCATGTGGTGGAGAATGCGGATCGGGTGATGGTGGGACTGCCTGATGGCAGGCGCGTTGCTGGTCGGGTGATTGGTCAAGACTCGCTGACCGACTTGGCCGTTGTGCAGTTGGAAACAAAGGGGCCATGGCCCACGGCTCCCTTGGGCAACTCCGATCGTCTTCAAGTGGGGGATTGGGCGATCGCTGTGGGAAATCCCTTTGGTCTTGAAAACACTGTGACGATGGGCATCGTCAGCAATCTCAATCGCAACATGTCGCAATTGGGAATTTCTGGAAAGCGTCTTGATCTCATCCAGACAGACGCTGCGATTAACCCTGGTAATTCGGGTGGCCCGTTGTTGAACGCCCGTGGCGAAGTGATTGGAATCAATACCCTTATCCGTTCAGGACCAGGGGCCGGCCTCGGTTTTGCAATCCCCATCAACAGGGCACGGTCGATTGCCAGTCAGCTCGTCAAGCAGGGAAGGGCCAGCCATCCGATGGTCGGTGTGGGCCTTTCAACGGTTCCTGCCCCCAGGCCAGGAATGACGGCTCCTCCTGGAGCCGTGATCCGATCCGTCGTACCTGGTGGCCCCGCCGATCGGGGAAACCTGCGCGTCGATGATGTGATCGTGTCGATCGGAGGTCAATCGATTAGCAATCCTGCTGAGGTTGTTTCGGCGATTGATCGCCACGGGGTTGATCGACCTCTAAAACTTGACGTGATGCGTTCTGGTGAACGGATTACGCTTTCAATTACACCTGTTGAGATGACATCTTTGCGTCAATAA
- a CDS encoding DUF2973 domain-containing protein, translating to MLSSLFPLIYGLIFIVLLWQAFRVMGRGFSAAGKPLVAENVDRTGRLTIHPELLDGEGRLTEEDLLTVRFGGDSESPNPTSKPGE from the coding sequence ATGCTCAGCAGCCTATTTCCCCTGATCTATGGACTGATCTTCATCGTCCTCCTCTGGCAAGCCTTTCGCGTGATGGGACGCGGGTTCAGTGCTGCTGGCAAACCGCTGGTCGCTGAGAACGTCGACCGAACAGGACGCCTCACGATTCATCCAGAACTCCTGGACGGAGAGGGACGCCTCACTGAAGAGGATCTTTTGACTGTGCGTTTTGGCGGCGATAGTGAATCACCCAATCCCACTTCGAAGCCCGGTGAATAG